In Pseudomonas sp. MM213, a genomic segment contains:
- a CDS encoding glutathione S-transferase — protein MSAPSMTLYHNPLSPFVRKVMVLLHETGQQDRVALQNCVLTPVAPDLPLIDDNPLSKIPALRLADGNVIHDSRVILDYLDHQHVGNPLIPREGSARWRRLTLASLADGIMDAAVLVRYEVALRAPEKHWDEWLDGQRDKIRRALALLEKDAIAELTSHFDVAAISVACALGYVDLRHPDLGWREMNPKLADWYFEVSQRPSMVATMPKV, from the coding sequence ATGTCCGCCCCGAGCATGACCCTCTACCACAACCCGTTGTCGCCCTTCGTTCGCAAAGTCATGGTGCTGCTGCACGAGACCGGTCAGCAAGACCGCGTCGCCCTGCAAAACTGTGTGCTGACCCCGGTCGCCCCGGACCTGCCCCTGATCGATGACAACCCGCTGAGCAAAATCCCGGCCCTGCGCCTGGCCGACGGCAACGTCATCCATGACAGCCGGGTGATTCTCGACTACCTCGACCACCAACACGTCGGCAACCCGCTGATTCCTCGCGAAGGCTCGGCACGCTGGCGTCGCCTGACCCTGGCCTCCCTGGCCGACGGGATCATGGACGCTGCGGTGCTGGTGCGTTACGAAGTCGCCCTGCGCGCCCCGGAAAAACACTGGGACGAATGGCTCGATGGCCAACGCGACAAGATCCGCCGCGCCTTGGCGCTGCTGGAAAAAGACGCGATTGCCGAGCTGACCAGCCATTTCGATGTAGCGGCGATCAGTGTGGCGTGTGCGTTGGGCTACGTGGATTTGCGCCATCCGGACCTGGGATGGCGCGAGATGAATCCGAAGCTGGCGGACTGGTATTTTGAGGTGAGCCAGCGGCCTTCGATGGTGGCGACGATGCCGAAGGTTTAG
- the creD gene encoding cell envelope integrity protein CreD yields MNRNLTIKLGAIALLILLLLIPLLMINGVIQERQELRDGVLEDIARSSSYSQRLSGPLMVVPYRKVVRTWKLNEKTNERYQDIGEERGRLYFLPERFELDGQVQTELRSRGIYEARLFHADNRISGHFSVPAQLGIKEDFADYQFDQPFLAVGISDIRGIENALKLELNDQRLDFIPGSQVGWLGEGVHVTLPALDPRQATELAFGFDLRLQGTGQLQVLPVGKTSKVSLGANWPHPSFIGNYLPTQREVSDQGFTANWQTSFFSTNLQEALSSCVSGGDCDAFSGRSFGVSFIDPVDQYLKSDRAIKYALLFIVLTFAGFFLFEVLKSLAVHPVQYALVGVALAFFYLLLLSLSEHIGFALAYLLSASGCVLLIGFYVCHVLRSVRHGLSFSAGLAALYGLLYGLLSAEDYALLMGSLLLFGLLGVFMVLTRKLDWYGIGQKAAKPLEFDIGVVE; encoded by the coding sequence ATGAACCGAAATCTGACCATAAAACTCGGGGCCATTGCCCTGCTGATTCTGTTGTTGCTGATCCCGTTGCTGATGATCAACGGCGTGATTCAGGAGCGTCAGGAACTGCGCGACGGTGTGCTCGAAGACATTGCGCGCAGTTCCAGCTACAGCCAGCGCCTGAGCGGACCGCTGATGGTGGTGCCTTATCGCAAAGTGGTGCGCACCTGGAAGCTCAACGAAAAAACCAACGAGCGTTACCAGGACATCGGCGAAGAGCGCGGCCGTTTGTACTTCCTGCCGGAGCGTTTCGAACTCGACGGGCAGGTTCAGACCGAGCTGCGTTCCCGGGGCATCTACGAGGCGCGGCTGTTCCACGCCGACAACCGCATCAGCGGACACTTCTCGGTGCCGGCGCAACTGGGCATCAAGGAAGATTTCGCCGACTACCAGTTCGATCAGCCATTTCTCGCTGTCGGGATCAGCGACATTCGCGGCATCGAGAATGCATTGAAACTGGAACTCAATGACCAGCGCCTGGACTTCATCCCCGGCAGTCAGGTGGGCTGGTTGGGCGAAGGTGTGCACGTGACGCTGCCAGCGCTTGACCCACGTCAGGCCACGGAGCTGGCCTTCGGTTTCGACCTGCGTTTGCAAGGCACCGGCCAGTTGCAGGTTCTCCCGGTGGGCAAGACCAGTAAAGTCTCTCTGGGCGCCAACTGGCCGCATCCGAGCTTCATCGGTAACTACCTGCCGACCCAACGCGAAGTCTCCGATCAGGGCTTTACCGCGAATTGGCAGACCTCGTTTTTCTCCACCAACCTGCAAGAAGCATTGAGCAGTTGCGTGTCCGGCGGCGACTGTGACGCGTTCAGCGGCCGCAGCTTCGGCGTGAGCTTCATCGACCCGGTGGACCAGTACCTGAAAAGCGACCGGGCGATCAAATACGCACTGCTGTTCATCGTCCTGACCTTCGCTGGTTTCTTCCTCTTCGAAGTCCTGAAGAGCCTGGCAGTGCACCCGGTGCAATACGCGTTGGTGGGCGTGGCGCTGGCGTTCTTTTATCTGCTGTTGCTGTCGTTGTCCGAGCACATCGGTTTTGCCCTGGCGTATCTGTTGTCGGCCAGCGGCTGTGTGTTGTTGATCGGTTTCTATGTCTGCCACGTGCTGCGCAGCGTGCGCCACGGCTTGAGTTTTTCGGCAGGATTGGCGGCGTTGTATGGCCTGCTCTATGGCTTGTTGAGCGCCGAGGATTACGCGCTGTTGATGGGGTCGTTGCTGCTGTTCGGGTTGCTGGGCGTGTTTATGGTGCTGACCCGCAAGCTGGATTGGTACGGGATCGGGCAGAAGGCGGCCAAGCCGCTGGAATTCGATATCGGGGTGGTGGAATGA
- the creC gene encoding two-component system sensor histidine kinase CreC — MPLGIRIFLVYVLFIGLTGYFVLSTVMEEIRPGVRQSTEETLVDTANLMAEILRDDFKAGTLNQNRWPELLKAYGERQPKASIWGLPKNQVNHRIYVTDAKGIVVLDSSGVAVGQDYSRWNDVLLTLRGEYGARSSRSDPNDASSSVMHVGAPIRDNGQIIGVVTVAKPNSSLQPYVDRTERRLLAYGAGLIGLGLLFGALLSWWLSAALRRLTAYAKAVSEGRRVEVPHYRGGELEQLATAVEQMRTQLEGKAYVERYVHTLTHELKSPLAAIRGAAELLQGEMPLAQRQRFVSNIDSESVRMQQLIERLLNLAQVEQRQGLEERVAVPLAGLVDELLSAQAGRIEGKRLRVEQAIPGDLALTGEPFLLRQALGNLLENALDFTPVNGVLRFSAERIGEQIEFKLFNQAEAIPEYALPRLSERFYSLPRPDSGRKSTGLGLNFVEEVVKLHGGTLSIGNVEGGVEVTLRLA, encoded by the coding sequence ATGCCCTTGGGGATCCGGATATTCCTGGTCTATGTGCTGTTCATCGGCCTGACCGGTTACTTCGTGCTCAGCACCGTGATGGAGGAAATCCGCCCCGGTGTGCGTCAGTCCACCGAAGAAACCCTGGTCGATACCGCCAACCTGATGGCCGAAATCCTGCGCGATGATTTCAAGGCCGGCACGCTCAATCAGAACCGCTGGCCCGAATTGCTCAAGGCCTATGGCGAGCGGCAACCGAAGGCGAGCATCTGGGGGTTGCCGAAAAATCAGGTCAACCACCGCATCTACGTCACCGACGCCAAGGGCATCGTGGTGCTGGATTCCAGCGGTGTGGCGGTGGGTCAGGATTACTCGCGCTGGAACGATGTTCTGCTGACTTTGCGCGGTGAATACGGCGCCCGCTCCAGTCGCAGTGATCCGAATGATGCCAGCTCTTCGGTGATGCACGTTGGCGCGCCGATCCGCGACAACGGCCAGATCATCGGCGTGGTCACCGTGGCCAAACCCAATAGTTCGTTGCAGCCTTACGTCGATCGCACCGAGCGCCGATTGCTCGCGTATGGCGCCGGGCTGATCGGCCTCGGCTTGCTGTTTGGTGCGTTGCTGTCGTGGTGGCTGAGCGCGGCATTGCGGCGCTTGACCGCTTATGCGAAAGCCGTGAGTGAAGGCCGGCGAGTCGAGGTCCCACACTATCGCGGCGGCGAGCTGGAGCAACTGGCGACTGCTGTGGAACAGATGCGCACGCAGCTCGAAGGCAAGGCCTACGTCGAGCGTTACGTGCACACGTTGACCCATGAATTGAAAAGCCCGCTGGCGGCGATTCGTGGTGCGGCGGAGTTGCTGCAAGGGGAGATGCCGTTGGCGCAACGGCAGCGTTTTGTCAGCAACATCGACAGCGAAAGCGTGCGGATGCAGCAGTTGATCGAACGGTTGCTGAACCTGGCGCAGGTTGAGCAGCGCCAAGGCTTGGAAGAGCGGGTGGCCGTGCCGTTGGCGGGTTTGGTCGATGAGCTGCTGAGTGCTCAGGCCGGGCGTATCGAAGGCAAGCGGTTACGCGTGGAGCAGGCGATTCCAGGGGATCTGGCGCTGACTGGTGAGCCATTTTTGTTGCGTCAGGCGCTGGGTAATCTGCTGGAAAATGCGCTGGATTTCACGCCGGTGAATGGCGTGCTGCGATTCAGCGCCGAGCGGATTGGCGAACAGATTGAGTTCAAACTGTTCAATCAGGCCGAAGCGATTCCCGAATACGCGTTGCCGCGATTGAGTGAGCGCTTCTACTCGTTGCCGCGTCCGGACAGTGGGCGCAAGAGCACAGGGTTGGGGCTCAATTTTGTAGAGGAAGTGGTGAAGCTGCATGGCGGGACATTGAGCATTGGCAATGTCGAGGGCGGGGTTGAAGTGACTTTGCGCCTGGCTTAG
- the creB gene encoding two-component system response regulator CreB encodes MPHILIVEDEAAIADTLIFALQGEGFTTTWLSLGAVALEHQRQTPADLIILDIGLPDISGFETCKQLRRFSEVPVIFLSARDAEIDRVVGLEIGADDYVVKPFSPREVAARVRAILKRMAPRAVPDPGSALFRIDSERVQICYRGQLLSLTRHEFRLLQCLLEQPERVFSREQLLDALGVAADAGYERSIDSHIKSVRAKLRLVKADAEPIQTHRGLGYSYSPGHS; translated from the coding sequence ATGCCTCATATCCTGATTGTCGAAGACGAAGCGGCGATTGCCGACACCCTGATTTTCGCCTTGCAGGGCGAAGGGTTCACCACGACGTGGCTGAGCCTTGGCGCCGTCGCGCTGGAGCATCAGCGGCAGACGCCGGCCGATCTGATCATTCTCGACATCGGCTTGCCGGATATCAGCGGCTTCGAAACCTGCAAGCAACTGCGCCGTTTCAGTGAAGTGCCGGTGATTTTCCTCAGTGCGCGTGATGCGGAAATCGACCGTGTCGTGGGCCTGGAAATCGGTGCCGACGATTATGTGGTCAAGCCGTTCAGCCCACGGGAAGTGGCGGCGCGCGTGCGGGCCATCCTCAAGCGCATGGCGCCGCGAGCAGTGCCCGACCCAGGATCTGCGTTGTTTCGCATCGACAGCGAGCGAGTACAAATCTGCTATCGCGGCCAGTTGCTGAGCCTCACCCGCCACGAATTCCGTCTGCTGCAATGCCTGTTGGAACAACCCGAACGCGTGTTCAGCCGCGAGCAGTTGCTCGATGCGCTGGGCGTCGCCGCCGACGCCGGGTATGAGCGCAGCATCGACAGCCACATCAAGAGCGTGCGCGCCAAATTGCGTCTGGTGAAGGCTGATGCCGAACCGATCCAGACCCATCGCGGCCTCGGTTACAGCTACAGTCCGGGGCACAGCTGA
- the rloA2 gene encoding retropepsin-like aspartic peptidase RloA2 yields MKSLLALLSLVALPVLAAEPTLYGRYEYIALPEIGGEVLKAKMDTGALTASLSAKDIETFTRDGEEWVRFRLATKDASNKVYEHKVARISKIKTRSEEDEDEDVAAPTKRPVVDLELCLGNVKRTVEVNLTDRSSFNYPLLIGAKALREFGAAVNPARRFTADKPDC; encoded by the coding sequence GTGAAATCCCTCCTCGCATTGCTTTCCCTCGTGGCCCTGCCGGTCCTGGCCGCCGAGCCGACCCTGTACGGGCGCTACGAATACATTGCGCTGCCGGAAATCGGCGGTGAAGTGCTCAAGGCCAAAATGGACACTGGCGCCCTGACCGCCTCGCTGTCGGCCAAGGACATCGAAACCTTCACCCGCGACGGCGAAGAATGGGTGCGCTTCCGTCTCGCCACCAAAGACGCGAGCAACAAGGTCTACGAACACAAGGTCGCGCGGATCAGCAAGATCAAGACCCGCTCCGAAGAGGACGAGGATGAAGATGTCGCGGCGCCCACCAAGCGCCCGGTGGTCGATCTGGAACTGTGCCTGGGCAACGTCAAGCGCACGGTCGAGGTCAACCTCACCGACCGCAGCAGCTTCAACTACCCGCTGCTGATCGGCGCCAAAGCCCTGCGTGAATTCGGCGCGGCCGTGAACCCGGCGCGGCGTTTTACGGCGGACAAGCCCGACTGCTGA
- a CDS encoding acyltransferase: MRRLLTGCFVTLLLLLNTLVLFGPLMVFALLKLVLPGRLRDYASAAVMWIAETWAEIDKLIFRLCIPTQWDVRGGDDLRVDTSYLVISNHQSWVDIPALIQTLNRRTPFFKFFLKKELIWVPFLGLAWWALDYPFMKRYTKAFLEKNPTLAGKDLEITKAACELYKRQPVTVVNYLEGTRFTAAKSTQQQSPFTHLLKPKAGGVAFVLAAMGEQLDAILDVTVVYPQQKIPGFGDLISGNVPRVIIDIKTRELDPALWQGDYENDPVFRETVQNWVNQLWIEKDRRIDALRAERR, from the coding sequence ATGCGCCGCCTGCTCACCGGCTGTTTCGTTACCCTGCTGTTGTTGCTCAACACCTTGGTCCTGTTCGGGCCGCTGATGGTGTTTGCCCTGCTCAAACTGGTCCTGCCCGGCCGCTTGCGTGATTACGCATCAGCGGCAGTGATGTGGATCGCCGAGACCTGGGCCGAGATCGACAAGCTGATCTTCCGTCTGTGCATCCCCACGCAATGGGACGTGCGGGGCGGCGATGACCTGCGGGTCGACACGTCGTACCTGGTGATCAGCAACCACCAATCCTGGGTGGACATTCCGGCACTGATCCAGACGCTCAACCGGCGAACGCCGTTCTTCAAGTTCTTCCTCAAGAAAGAACTGATCTGGGTGCCGTTCCTGGGCCTGGCGTGGTGGGCGCTGGATTACCCGTTCATGAAGCGTTACACCAAGGCGTTTCTGGAAAAGAACCCGACGCTTGCCGGCAAGGACCTGGAGATCACCAAAGCGGCGTGCGAACTGTACAAGCGCCAGCCGGTGACGGTGGTCAATTACCTGGAAGGCACCCGGTTCACGGCGGCGAAAAGCACTCAGCAGCAGTCACCGTTCACCCATTTGCTCAAGCCCAAGGCCGGCGGCGTGGCGTTTGTGCTGGCGGCAATGGGTGAACAGCTGGACGCCATTCTCGATGTGACGGTGGTGTATCCGCAGCAGAAGATTCCGGGGTTTGGGGATTTGATCAGCGGCAACGTGCCGAGGGTCATCATTGACATCAAGACCCGCGAACTCGACCCCGCGCTGTGGCAGGGCGATTACGAGAACGATCCGGTGTTTCGCGAAACGGTCCAGAACTGGGTCAACCAGCTCTGGATCGAGAAGGACCGGCGCATCGACGCCTTGCGCGCCGAGCGCCGCTGA
- a CDS encoding DUF2780 domain-containing protein: MKFSRGFVLASLMTLAASPVFAQFSLSDAASAISGMKDDNATTAAAPTAETADLLGALSELNLTPQQLLGGTGAMLGLAKNQLSSTDYSELAQSVPGIDMLSGGGELGAIAGLLGSSGKVAGLDNVLGNVKDTNDLNNAFSALGMESGMIGQFAPLILQYLGQQGVAGSLLQNLGGIWGAGT, from the coding sequence ATGAAGTTTTCACGTGGTTTTGTACTGGCATCGCTCATGACTCTGGCGGCCAGTCCGGTCTTCGCGCAGTTCAGCTTGAGCGATGCAGCCAGTGCCATTTCCGGCATGAAGGACGATAACGCCACCACAGCGGCAGCGCCGACTGCTGAAACAGCCGATCTGCTGGGTGCGCTCAGCGAGTTGAACCTGACGCCACAACAATTGCTTGGCGGTACCGGAGCGATGCTCGGCCTGGCGAAGAATCAATTGAGTTCAACCGACTATTCGGAACTGGCCCAAAGCGTACCGGGCATCGACATGCTGTCCGGCGGCGGTGAACTGGGTGCCATCGCCGGTTTGCTCGGTTCGTCCGGCAAGGTGGCCGGACTGGACAATGTCTTGGGCAACGTCAAGGACACCAATGACCTTAACAATGCGTTCAGCGCATTGGGCATGGAAAGCGGCATGATCGGTCAGTTTGCCCCGCTGATTCTGCAATACCTCGGTCAGCAGGGCGTCGCCGGTTCGCTGCTGCAGAACCTGGGCGGGATCTGGGGCGCCGGCACCTGA
- the fdhA gene encoding formaldehyde dehydrogenase, glutathione-independent, with protein sequence MSGNRGVVYLGAGKVEVQKIDYPKMQDPRGRKINHAVILRVVSTNICGSDQHMVRGRTTAQTGLVLGHEITGEVIEKGSDVENLQIGDLVSVPFNVACGRCRSCKEMHTGVCLSVNPARPGGAYGYVDMGDWTGGQAEYAMVPYADFNLLKLPDRDRAMEKIRDLTCLSDILPTGYHGAVTAGVGPGSTVYIAGAGPVGLAAAASARLLGAAVVIVGDVNTVRLAHAKAQGFEIADLSLDTPLHEQIAALLGEPEVDCAIDAVGFEARGHGHDGVKHEAPATVLNSLMGVVRVAGKIGIPGLYVTEDPGAVDAAAKMGSLSIRFGLGWAKSHSFHTGQTPVMKYNRALMQAIMWDRINIAEVVGVQVISLDQAPQGYGEFDAGVPKKFVIDPHKLFSAA encoded by the coding sequence ATGTCTGGCAATCGTGGTGTGGTGTATCTCGGCGCTGGCAAGGTCGAAGTACAGAAAATCGACTATCCGAAAATGCAGGACCCGCGTGGCAGGAAGATCAACCACGCCGTTATCCTGCGCGTGGTTTCCACCAACATCTGTGGTTCCGACCAGCACATGGTGCGCGGTCGTACCACTGCACAAACCGGTCTGGTACTGGGTCACGAAATCACCGGTGAAGTGATCGAGAAGGGCAGCGACGTCGAGAACCTGCAAATCGGCGACCTGGTGTCCGTTCCGTTCAACGTGGCTTGCGGGCGCTGCCGTTCCTGCAAGGAAATGCACACCGGCGTCTGCCTGAGCGTTAACCCGGCGCGTCCGGGCGGTGCTTACGGTTACGTCGACATGGGCGACTGGACTGGCGGCCAGGCTGAGTACGCAATGGTGCCGTACGCCGACTTCAACCTGCTGAAACTGCCTGATCGCGATCGCGCGATGGAAAAAATCCGCGACCTGACCTGCCTCTCCGACATCCTGCCGACCGGTTACCACGGCGCAGTGACTGCTGGCGTTGGCCCAGGCAGCACGGTGTACATCGCCGGTGCCGGTCCGGTTGGTCTGGCGGCTGCCGCTTCCGCTCGCCTGCTGGGTGCGGCAGTGGTCATCGTCGGTGACGTCAACACCGTTCGCCTGGCGCACGCCAAGGCGCAGGGCTTTGAAATTGCCGACCTGTCCCTGGACACCCCACTGCACGAACAAATCGCCGCATTGCTGGGCGAGCCAGAAGTGGATTGCGCCATCGACGCCGTGGGCTTCGAAGCGCGCGGTCACGGCCATGACGGCGTGAAGCACGAGGCTCCGGCCACTGTGCTCAACTCGTTGATGGGCGTGGTTCGGGTTGCCGGCAAAATCGGTATCCCAGGCCTGTACGTCACCGAAGATCCGGGTGCCGTGGACGCGGCCGCGAAAATGGGCAGCCTGAGCATTCGCTTCGGTCTGGGCTGGGCCAAGTCCCACAGCTTCCACACCGGCCAGACCCCGGTGATGAAGTACAACCGCGCGCTCATGCAAGCGATCATGTGGGACCGCATCAACATCGCCGAAGTGGTGGGCGTTCAGGTGATCAGCCTGGATCAAGCGCCTCAGGGCTACGGTGAGTTCGATGCAGGCGTGCCGAAGAAGTTTGTGATCGATCCACACAAACTGTTCAGCGCGGCATAA